Proteins from a genomic interval of Symmachiella macrocystis:
- a CDS encoding HTTM domain-containing protein, whose translation MKQSDEQRATTSQPSASWRQRLWEPCDSASVVFFRIAFASMALWHIGLVLTSGWVDYYFTNRPYHLSFYGFEWVQALGGTGMWRIHLLMGLAAIGVGLGVFYRLSAILLFVTFTYTLLAEAALYQNHYYLMSLIAFLFILIPAHRSFSVDALVFPDKASPFLPNWCRWSLIFLIALPYFYGGIAKLNGDWLQAMPMSIWIPQKTHIPIVGPYLAQPWVAWALSYAGLVLDLAIVPLLLWRRTRLFAYFAVVVFHLMNSVLFKIDIFPWTMILLTTIFFAPDWPRKLLRRPALTIPKAAITASLTPSLLQRAALGIVGIFVVWQLVFPLRHYVYPGNALWTEEGQNFSWRMMLHNKDVFIRFYATDGVTGQIVQIPASRLLTQRQLLDIAKSPEQTAAVARFLAEGATKAGLKKVEIHAVSILSLDGRKPQLIFDPELDLLTVDRTWKHQSWINPLTEPLRAEPWDVPSKEWPQAIGIELPKAVVPQQRAPTGR comes from the coding sequence ATGAAGCAATCGGATGAGCAACGTGCCACAACCTCACAGCCATCTGCGTCCTGGCGACAGCGGTTGTGGGAACCATGCGACAGCGCGTCTGTGGTTTTCTTCCGAATTGCGTTTGCCAGCATGGCATTGTGGCACATCGGACTGGTCCTCACATCCGGCTGGGTCGACTATTACTTCACCAACCGCCCGTATCACCTCAGCTTTTATGGTTTTGAATGGGTCCAGGCGCTGGGCGGCACCGGCATGTGGCGGATTCATCTGCTGATGGGACTGGCCGCCATAGGTGTCGGCCTCGGGGTGTTTTACCGTCTCAGCGCGATATTGCTCTTCGTCACTTTTACATACACGTTATTAGCCGAAGCGGCGCTGTATCAGAATCATTACTACTTAATGAGTCTGATCGCCTTTCTGTTCATCTTGATTCCAGCACATCGCTCCTTTTCGGTCGATGCTTTAGTGTTTCCCGACAAAGCCAGTCCGTTCCTTCCCAACTGGTGCCGCTGGAGTTTGATATTTCTCATCGCCTTGCCTTACTTTTATGGAGGGATCGCCAAGCTCAATGGCGACTGGCTACAAGCAATGCCGATGAGCATTTGGATTCCCCAAAAAACGCATATCCCGATCGTCGGCCCATATCTCGCACAGCCCTGGGTGGCGTGGGCACTGAGCTATGCGGGTCTGGTATTGGACCTGGCAATCGTGCCTTTGCTGTTATGGCGGCGGACCCGATTGTTCGCGTATTTCGCGGTGGTCGTCTTCCACCTCATGAATTCGGTGCTGTTCAAAATCGACATCTTCCCCTGGACGATGATTCTGCTAACCACCATCTTTTTTGCCCCCGACTGGCCGCGGAAACTACTGCGTCGACCGGCACTCACAATCCCCAAAGCTGCAATCACAGCAAGCCTAACGCCGTCGCTGCTACAACGCGCTGCTCTGGGCATTGTTGGGATTTTTGTTGTGTGGCAACTGGTCTTCCCCTTACGTCACTACGTGTATCCGGGAAATGCGCTGTGGACGGAAGAAGGGCAAAATTTCTCGTGGCGGATGATGCTGCACAACAAAGATGTCTTCATCCGTTTTTATGCCACAGACGGAGTGACGGGACAAATTGTGCAGATTCCTGCGAGCAGGTTGCTGACGCAGCGGCAGTTGTTAGACATCGCCAAGTCGCCTGAACAGACCGCGGCAGTCGCCCGGTTCCTGGCTGAGGGCGCCACCAAGGCTGGCCTGAAAAAAGTCGAGATTCATGCGGTATCAATCCTGTCGCTCGACGGTCGCAAACCCCAACTGATATTCGACCCGGAATTGGATCTCTTGACAGTCGATCGCACCTGGAAACACCAATCTTGGATCAACCCACTGACAGAACCGTTACGAGCAGAACCGTGGGACGTGCCCTCGAAAGAGTGGCCCCAAGCGATTGGAATCGAACTTCCTAAGGCGGTGGTTCCACAGCAACGGGCACCAACTGGCCGTTAG
- a CDS encoding DUF1501 domain-containing protein: MSSPHNGINTPLSRRSFLVASGMGLAGTARGTTAPAAAANVPQGRKLAKSTILFFLCGGSSHIDMWDLKPKAPIEYRGPFAPIATTAPGIELSEHLPLLAQQAHHLNIVRSVGATVNTNDHHGGYYHNLTGHAPDITFVTLGNNRTPVADDWPFMGSVVAAKKPARPQLPSAITLPHKPSRAPYTRPGQFAARIGPEFDPLYINGSHKNPLEFHAPSLVLEGDVSPERLTNRRELLSTVDAARRDFETNASPKTWSNQQKRAVNLLLSSSTTEAFNVAAEPAALRERYGETINGMSLLLARRLVEAEVPFITVFWKGDTALNKKCKSAGSWDTHGNNFNCLKENLLPEFDRGFSALIEDLSDRGLLDETLLLVSSEMGRTPKIGDRRSGGVAGAGRDHWTHCLSNVFAGGGMSGGQVYGATDRFAQFPADRPVTPAHIAKTVYHAMGVDDIEFQDREGRPYNALPDGYPLTELF, from the coding sequence ATGAGTTCACCCCACAACGGGATCAATACGCCGCTCTCCAGACGCTCATTCCTGGTCGCCTCCGGCATGGGTTTGGCGGGAACGGCCCGGGGAACGACCGCACCAGCCGCGGCGGCAAATGTGCCGCAAGGCCGCAAGCTCGCCAAATCGACGATCCTGTTTTTCCTCTGTGGCGGATCCTCGCACATCGACATGTGGGATCTGAAACCGAAAGCCCCGATCGAATATCGCGGCCCCTTTGCCCCGATCGCCACCACTGCTCCCGGCATTGAACTGAGCGAACACCTGCCGCTGCTCGCGCAACAAGCGCACCATTTGAACATCGTCCGATCGGTCGGCGCCACCGTGAACACCAACGACCACCACGGCGGGTACTACCACAATCTCACCGGACATGCGCCGGACATCACGTTCGTGACATTGGGAAATAACCGCACACCGGTTGCAGACGATTGGCCGTTTATGGGTTCGGTCGTCGCCGCCAAAAAACCGGCCCGCCCGCAACTTCCCAGCGCGATCACCCTGCCCCATAAACCGAGTCGAGCGCCCTATACCCGGCCGGGACAATTCGCCGCACGGATTGGTCCTGAATTCGATCCGCTCTACATCAACGGCAGCCATAAAAATCCACTTGAGTTCCACGCCCCGTCACTGGTCCTAGAAGGGGATGTCTCTCCCGAGCGGCTGACCAACCGCCGCGAATTACTCAGCACTGTGGATGCTGCCCGCCGCGATTTCGAAACAAACGCCTCCCCCAAAACTTGGAGCAACCAACAAAAACGAGCCGTCAATCTACTGCTCTCCTCCAGCACCACCGAGGCGTTCAACGTCGCCGCGGAACCGGCCGCCCTGCGGGAGCGATATGGTGAAACCATCAATGGCATGAGCCTGCTGTTGGCGCGGCGACTGGTCGAAGCCGAAGTGCCGTTCATTACGGTCTTCTGGAAAGGGGACACGGCGCTGAATAAAAAATGCAAAAGCGCCGGCAGTTGGGACACACACGGCAACAACTTCAACTGCTTGAAAGAGAACCTACTTCCGGAATTTGATCGCGGATTTTCAGCACTGATCGAAGATCTGTCCGACCGCGGACTCTTGGACGAAACACTGCTGCTGGTCAGCAGCGAAATGGGCCGCACCCCCAAAATCGGCGACCGTCGTTCCGGCGGCGTCGCCGGCGCCGGTCGTGATCACTGGACGCATTGCCTAAGTAACGTCTTCGCCGGCGGTGGCATGTCGGGCGGACAAGTCTACGGCGCCACCGACCGCTTCGCCCAATTCCCCGCCGACCGCCCCGTAACCCCCGCCCACATTGCCAAAACGGTCTACCACGCCATGGGTGTCGACGACATCGAATTCCAAGACCGCGAAGGCCGCCCCTACAACGCACTCCCCGACGGCTATCCGCTGACCGAATTGTTTTAG
- a CDS encoding twin-arginine translocation signal domain-containing protein: MNPLHDNISRRGFLAGSLAAGTGLAFSPWSLQADETKPKKKLAVITTEWRFHSHAWHMAERFLTGYPINGKWHHPPFDVVTAYVDQFPDNDLSRGRAKEFGFKITPTIAEALRNGKDKLDIDAVLIIGEHGKYDKSDVGQTKYPRYEFFKAVTDVFAEDGKVLPIFNDKHLSWNWDWAKEMVDISREQKIPFLAGSSLPVTWRMPSIDMPYGAEVEEIMSVAIGGTDSYDFHALEVMQCMAERRKGGETGVVSMQALRGDDVWEAMDSGPWKAGGWDPQLFKACLTRTQTLAQPETYSHRYPTTAQIREWVKKPIAYRFEYADGLKGTMLLMNGLVNDFTFAAKLKGQKNPLSTLFYLPPNPNVVYSAALMSNAEKTFLTGKPPYPVERTLLTGGLVEAGMKSLAQDSKKLETPHLAVEYQVPDKTLFWVS, encoded by the coding sequence ATGAATCCTCTCCATGACAATATCTCCCGCCGTGGCTTTCTCGCCGGTTCATTGGCTGCCGGAACGGGTTTGGCGTTTTCGCCCTGGTCGTTGCAGGCGGACGAGACGAAGCCTAAGAAAAAGCTGGCTGTCATCACCACCGAATGGCGGTTTCACTCCCATGCCTGGCACATGGCGGAGCGGTTTCTGACCGGTTATCCGATCAATGGCAAATGGCATCACCCGCCGTTTGACGTCGTGACCGCTTACGTCGATCAATTCCCCGACAACGACCTCAGCCGCGGCCGCGCTAAAGAGTTCGGTTTCAAAATCACCCCCACCATTGCCGAAGCGCTGCGCAACGGCAAAGACAAACTCGACATCGATGCTGTGCTGATCATCGGCGAACATGGCAAGTACGACAAAAGCGACGTCGGCCAGACAAAATATCCCCGCTACGAGTTCTTCAAAGCGGTCACCGATGTCTTTGCCGAAGACGGAAAAGTCCTCCCCATTTTCAACGACAAGCACCTGTCGTGGAACTGGGATTGGGCCAAAGAGATGGTCGACATTTCGCGCGAACAAAAAATCCCATTCCTCGCTGGTTCCTCGTTGCCGGTCACATGGCGGATGCCCTCGATCGACATGCCGTACGGCGCCGAGGTCGAGGAGATCATGTCGGTCGCCATCGGCGGTACGGACAGCTACGACTTTCACGCACTAGAAGTCATGCAGTGCATGGCCGAGCGCCGCAAGGGAGGCGAAACCGGTGTGGTTTCCATGCAGGCTCTTCGCGGCGACGATGTCTGGGAAGCGATGGACTCCGGTCCTTGGAAAGCGGGCGGCTGGGACCCTCAACTTTTCAAAGCCTGCCTGACCCGCACGCAAACCTTAGCCCAACCCGAGACCTACAGTCATCGCTACCCCACCACTGCTCAGATCCGGGAATGGGTCAAAAAGCCGATCGCCTACCGTTTCGAATACGCCGATGGCCTGAAAGGCACGATGCTACTCATGAACGGCTTGGTGAATGACTTCACGTTTGCCGCCAAGTTAAAGGGCCAAAAAAATCCGCTCTCAACGCTGTTCTACCTGCCCCCCAACCCCAACGTGGTCTACTCCGCCGCCCTGATGTCCAACGCCGAAAAGACCTTCCTCACCGGCAAGCCCCCCTACCCCGTCGAACGCACATTACTCACCGGCGGCCTCGTCGAAGCGGGCATGAAATCGCTAGCGCAAGACAGCAAGAAGCTGGAGACGCCGCACCTAGCAGTCGAGTACCAGGTGCCGGACAAAACGTTGTTCTGGGTGAGTTGA
- a CDS encoding SO2930 family diheme c-type cytochrome, whose product MVSSRPHSASAAGRWRIWLVWGCLIALIGGCGPNEAPPPSGDQAQEPAQVEKVAAKPATVVAEVKKTPKKKKRKRRERPKPYLSEYGLFEGPMAEMRPAAGVMPYDLNSALFSDYAWKSRFIKVPEGEKIEYREGTAFEFPVGTVIAKTFYFPTDFNDPAQGRRLIETRVLLLRESGWIGVPYLWNDEQTDAVSEVAGETVNVSWTHYDGEQRSNPYIVPNANDCKRCHTTGEFFEPIGPRARYLNKDYDYPDGPENQLVHWTRTGILTGAPDDPSQAPKSAAWKDEQSGTVAERARAWLEINCAHCHSSTGPARNSGLHLLASVTDPYKLGVYKTPVAAGRGSGGHKYDIVPGHPDESIMLFRLMATHPGMAMPEFGRSLVEDESVALIHRWIEEMQVPEGFDVSNGIGEFETLTDEQLAEFAQEVAEQGDAARGEEIFHRQRVNCFKCHTIGGAGEGFGPDLLKPLGDQSLNYLIEALLLPNKAIPKGFETVNVVTDSGETYAGIVLEENDSELVLRDLTRPEIRIPHSSIEQRNAGVSLMPANAVSTLPRQDVVDLLRFLTELGQPGEFQVTPAPVIRSWQVLDPLPSNIARVDANRFIADLPQRRDLTWEAAYSRTNGALALESVMAVPQSSLRIVRCQFNVTEAGNVAVKLNATDGLRIWLDGDAVDPAQLNSLNVEPGTREITFMIDLDQRDDKTLRCEIHPAANRPAAVQP is encoded by the coding sequence ATGGTGTCGTCTCGACCACATTCCGCCAGCGCCGCCGGGCGTTGGCGGATATGGCTCGTATGGGGATGTCTGATTGCATTGATCGGCGGATGCGGGCCTAACGAAGCGCCTCCGCCTTCGGGTGATCAGGCCCAAGAGCCAGCGCAGGTCGAGAAGGTCGCTGCGAAACCGGCGACCGTTGTGGCTGAGGTTAAAAAGACCCCCAAGAAGAAAAAGCGCAAACGTAGAGAACGCCCCAAGCCCTATTTGTCCGAATACGGCCTGTTCGAAGGCCCCATGGCTGAGATGCGGCCGGCTGCGGGGGTGATGCCCTACGACCTCAACTCGGCGCTCTTCTCCGACTACGCTTGGAAGTCTCGCTTTATCAAAGTGCCCGAGGGGGAAAAGATCGAGTACCGCGAGGGAACCGCTTTTGAATTTCCCGTCGGCACGGTCATCGCCAAAACGTTTTACTTTCCCACCGATTTTAACGATCCCGCGCAAGGCCGGCGATTGATCGAAACGCGAGTATTGTTGTTGCGGGAATCGGGCTGGATTGGCGTGCCCTATCTGTGGAACGACGAACAGACCGATGCGGTCTCTGAAGTGGCCGGTGAGACGGTGAATGTCTCTTGGACACACTACGATGGCGAGCAGCGATCGAACCCCTACATCGTGCCGAACGCGAACGACTGCAAACGCTGCCACACAACGGGTGAATTCTTCGAACCGATCGGGCCGCGAGCGCGCTATCTGAACAAGGATTATGACTACCCCGATGGCCCGGAAAACCAGTTGGTGCATTGGACGCGGACCGGCATTTTGACCGGTGCTCCCGACGATCCGTCACAGGCGCCGAAGTCGGCTGCCTGGAAGGATGAACAGTCCGGGACGGTCGCCGAACGGGCGCGGGCCTGGCTGGAGATCAACTGCGCGCACTGCCACAGTTCGACCGGACCAGCGCGGAATTCCGGGCTGCACCTACTGGCCAGCGTGACCGATCCGTACAAGTTGGGCGTCTATAAAACACCCGTCGCTGCCGGTCGCGGCTCGGGCGGACACAAATACGATATTGTCCCGGGCCATCCGGACGAATCGATCATGTTGTTTCGCTTGATGGCGACTCACCCCGGTATGGCGATGCCGGAATTCGGGCGGTCCCTGGTCGAAGACGAATCGGTCGCGCTCATCCATCGCTGGATCGAAGAGATGCAAGTTCCTGAGGGGTTCGATGTCAGCAACGGCATCGGCGAATTTGAAACGCTGACCGACGAACAATTGGCGGAGTTCGCGCAAGAAGTCGCGGAGCAGGGGGATGCGGCGCGGGGGGAAGAGATCTTCCACCGTCAGCGCGTCAATTGCTTCAAATGCCATACCATCGGCGGCGCGGGGGAAGGTTTTGGCCCCGACTTATTGAAGCCGTTGGGAGATCAGTCGCTGAACTATCTCATCGAAGCGCTGCTGCTGCCCAACAAAGCGATCCCCAAGGGCTTTGAAACAGTGAACGTGGTCACTGACAGCGGGGAGACGTATGCCGGCATTGTGTTGGAGGAAAACGACAGCGAACTGGTGCTCCGCGATTTGACGCGGCCGGAGATTCGTATTCCCCATAGCTCGATTGAGCAGCGCAACGCTGGAGTCTCCTTGATGCCGGCCAACGCTGTCTCAACATTGCCGCGACAGGATGTGGTCGATCTACTCCGCTTTCTGACAGAATTGGGGCAACCGGGCGAATTCCAGGTCACGCCCGCCCCGGTGATCCGCAGTTGGCAGGTCCTCGATCCACTGCCGAGCAACATTGCCCGCGTGGATGCGAATCGATTCATCGCCGACTTACCCCAGCGGCGCGATCTCACGTGGGAAGCCGCCTATAGCCGCACGAACGGCGCCTTGGCGCTAGAGTCGGTAATGGCTGTTCCCCAGTCCAGCCTGCGAATCGTGCGCTGCCAGTTCAACGTGACTGAAGCGGGCAACGTCGCCGTCAAACTTAATGCGACCGACGGCTTGCGGATTTGGCTAGACGGCGACGCGGTTGATCCAGCGCAACTGAATTCGCTCAACGTCGAGCCGGGCACGCGCGAAATCACGTTCATGATCGACCTGGATCAGCGCGACGACAAAACGCTACGATGCGAAATCCACCCCGCCGCCAATCGCCCCGCAGCGGTACAACCGTAG
- a CDS encoding parallel beta-helix domain-containing protein, translating into MKLSHWGVALSLCSCLALIGCGQPQPTASSTGASTTESSDAQADESIVAAVDDSTAPAADGTETPEATDDAAETEEEVVVIEPGPDAQKAAQEALIYAEEGDVIEFAAGEFKLTKTLSLDDIKNVTIRGQGMDKTILNFADQQKGTGGEGILVKNADDFTIEDITLQDTPGDAIKVDGSHGLTMRSVKTWWSNGPHAENGAYGLYPVLSENILIEDCVAECASDAGIYVGQSKNIIVRRCRAEKNVAGIEIENCIGADVYENVATNNTGGLLVFSLPGLEQKNGSKCRVFNNKLYDNNHDNFAAPGNMVATVPPGTGVSVMANDQVEIFGNEIKNHKSTNCYIISFFTTQRKFEDAAYDPYPEAISVYDNKFEKGGYDPQKAWADVVAFFPDGKLPDIVYDGMVDEKKTVDGKLPEGKQIFIGDNGDFSFANIDYPKLMSGQPPELDFKLEAYSTELPKLPAITIPGVK; encoded by the coding sequence ATGAAACTCAGTCATTGGGGTGTTGCGCTATCGCTTTGCAGCTGCCTAGCTCTGATCGGGTGTGGACAACCACAGCCGACTGCATCAAGCACGGGTGCGTCCACCACGGAAAGCAGCGATGCGCAAGCGGACGAAAGCATTGTGGCCGCCGTTGACGATTCGACCGCGCCGGCGGCAGATGGTACCGAAACACCAGAAGCGACCGATGACGCAGCAGAGACCGAAGAGGAAGTGGTTGTGATCGAACCGGGTCCCGACGCGCAAAAGGCCGCTCAAGAAGCATTGATCTATGCCGAAGAGGGAGACGTGATTGAGTTCGCCGCAGGAGAATTCAAACTGACCAAGACGCTTTCGTTGGATGATATAAAAAACGTGACGATCCGCGGGCAGGGGATGGACAAAACGATCTTGAACTTTGCCGACCAACAAAAGGGAACGGGCGGCGAAGGGATTTTAGTCAAAAACGCAGATGATTTTACGATTGAAGATATCACGCTGCAGGACACGCCGGGCGACGCGATCAAAGTCGATGGTTCTCACGGTCTGACCATGCGTAGCGTCAAAACATGGTGGTCCAATGGCCCGCACGCGGAAAATGGCGCCTATGGCCTGTATCCGGTGCTGAGCGAAAATATTTTGATCGAGGACTGTGTCGCAGAATGTGCCTCGGATGCGGGGATTTATGTGGGACAGTCGAAGAACATCATCGTCCGGCGCTGCCGCGCGGAAAAAAATGTTGCCGGCATCGAAATCGAAAACTGCATTGGTGCCGACGTTTATGAAAATGTTGCCACGAACAATACAGGCGGGTTGTTGGTTTTTTCTCTGCCGGGTCTAGAACAAAAGAACGGTAGTAAATGCCGCGTGTTCAACAACAAACTCTACGACAACAATCACGATAACTTCGCCGCTCCAGGAAACATGGTTGCCACCGTGCCGCCGGGAACCGGTGTGTCGGTGATGGCCAATGATCAAGTCGAAATTTTCGGGAATGAAATCAAGAACCACAAAAGTACCAACTGTTACATCATCAGTTTCTTCACTACGCAGCGAAAATTTGAAGACGCAGCGTACGACCCATATCCCGAAGCGATTTCGGTTTACGACAACAAATTCGAGAAGGGTGGCTACGATCCGCAAAAAGCGTGGGCCGACGTGGTCGCGTTTTTCCCGGATGGCAAGTTGCCGGACATTGTCTATGACGGGATGGTTGACGAGAAGAAAACCGTCGATGGGAAATTGCCCGAAGGAAAACAAATCTTCATTGGTGATAACGGCGACTTTTCATTCGCCAACATCGATTATCCCAAACTGATGTCCGGTCAACCGCCGGAACTAGATTTCAAATTGGAGGCGTACTCGACCGAGCTGCCCAAGCTGCCGGCGATTACGATCCCAGGAGTCAAGTAA
- a CDS encoding DUF456 domain-containing protein, which produces MSYFSLSPEVIYYIWAVLLILACIGAWLLTLFTMPGNWLIVALAAAFAWFYHSPAVHGLSWWVVLGLVALAGLGEFVEFVAGAAGAAKEGGSRRGMILAIAGAAVGSIAGAIVGVPIPIVGSIVAALGGGAAGAFCGAYLGESWKGEKNHSETLAVSKAALIGRILGTVGKLIVGAAMVAVVSIDALF; this is translated from the coding sequence ATGAGCTACTTCAGTCTGAGTCCCGAAGTCATTTACTACATCTGGGCAGTATTATTGATACTCGCCTGCATTGGTGCGTGGTTATTGACGCTCTTTACGATGCCCGGCAACTGGTTGATCGTGGCCTTGGCGGCTGCGTTTGCCTGGTTTTATCACTCGCCGGCCGTGCACGGGTTGTCGTGGTGGGTTGTCCTTGGGCTGGTGGCTTTGGCCGGGCTGGGCGAATTCGTCGAATTCGTGGCGGGTGCTGCCGGCGCTGCGAAAGAGGGGGGCAGTCGACGGGGGATGATTCTCGCCATTGCGGGTGCGGCGGTCGGCAGTATTGCCGGCGCCATTGTCGGTGTGCCGATTCCAATCGTGGGTTCGATTGTCGCCGCTCTGGGTGGAGGCGCTGCGGGCGCGTTCTGCGGAGCCTATCTTGGGGAATCGTGGAAAGGCGAAAAGAACCATTCCGAAACGCTGGCCGTCAGTAAAGCGGCCCTGATTGGGCGGATTTTGGGAACGGTTGGCAAATTGATCGTGGGGGCGGCGATGGTAGCTGTGGTTTCGATCGATGCCTTGTTTTAG
- the purD gene encoding phosphoribosylamine--glycine ligase, whose product MKVLVVGQGGREHALAWKLSQSPSVSKIYCAPGNAGTAADAVNIDISSDDIPRLVQFAQAEQIGLTVVGPEAPLTAGIVDAFRVAGLTVFGPSKAAAQLEGSKSFSKELMKRATVPTAQFAVFNSADEAESYINDREETPLVVKADGLAAGKGVVVCAKKEEAIDALNRIMRETEFGDAGRRVVIEERLDGLEVSILAIVDGNTIIPLETSQDHKPAYDDDKGPNTGGMGAYSPTPLVSPELMDQIITQILVPTVDTMKKSGCAFSGILYAGLMITNQGPKVLEYNVRFGDPEAQPVLMRLKTDLAEILLAGAQGQLSKLPPLEWDDRPAVCVVMASEGYPGDYEKGRVIRGLDAAAELADTKVFHAGTSLRGEEVVTNGGRVLGVTALGNTVADAKLKAYQAVKRIRWDGAWCRHDISDKAR is encoded by the coding sequence ATGAAAGTCTTAGTCGTCGGCCAAGGAGGACGGGAGCATGCCCTGGCATGGAAGTTGTCTCAGTCCCCTTCGGTCTCGAAAATTTACTGTGCGCCGGGCAATGCCGGTACGGCCGCCGATGCGGTCAACATCGATATTTCCTCCGACGACATTCCGCGTTTGGTGCAATTCGCGCAAGCCGAGCAGATTGGTCTGACCGTTGTCGGCCCCGAAGCGCCGCTGACCGCGGGGATTGTTGATGCGTTTCGCGTAGCGGGCTTGACGGTGTTTGGTCCGTCGAAAGCGGCGGCTCAGTTGGAGGGGAGCAAGTCATTCTCGAAGGAATTGATGAAACGCGCCACCGTGCCGACCGCCCAGTTCGCCGTATTCAATTCAGCCGACGAAGCGGAAAGTTACATCAATGATCGCGAAGAAACTCCGTTGGTCGTCAAGGCGGATGGACTAGCTGCCGGCAAAGGGGTGGTGGTCTGTGCGAAAAAAGAAGAGGCCATCGACGCACTCAACCGCATCATGCGGGAAACCGAATTCGGCGATGCCGGTCGCCGTGTGGTCATCGAAGAACGTCTCGACGGGCTGGAAGTGAGTATCCTGGCTATCGTCGACGGCAACACAATTATTCCGCTGGAAACCTCGCAAGACCACAAACCGGCCTACGACGACGATAAAGGTCCCAATACGGGCGGGATGGGTGCATATAGCCCCACACCGCTGGTTTCGCCGGAGTTGATGGATCAAATCATCACACAAATCCTCGTGCCCACCGTCGACACGATGAAGAAGTCAGGTTGCGCGTTCAGCGGCATTTTGTACGCCGGTTTGATGATCACCAATCAAGGCCCCAAGGTGTTGGAATACAACGTCCGTTTCGGCGACCCCGAAGCCCAACCGGTGCTCATGCGGTTAAAGACTGATCTGGCGGAAATCCTCTTGGCCGGGGCTCAGGGGCAGTTGAGTAAACTTCCCCCCCTGGAATGGGACGACCGCCCGGCCGTCTGTGTGGTGATGGCGTCCGAAGGCTACCCGGGCGATTACGAAAAGGGACGAGTGATTCGCGGTCTGGACGCAGCCGCTGAATTGGCCGACACCAAGGTCTTTCATGCTGGGACATCCTTGCGGGGCGAAGAGGTCGTCACCAATGGCGGCCGTGTGCTGGGCGTGACGGCTTTGGGAAACACTGTGGCCGACGCCAAGCTGAAGGCCTACCAAGCAGTCAAACGCATCCGCTGGGACGGCGCCTGGTGCCGACACGATATCTCGGACAAAGCGCGGTGA
- a CDS encoding aspartate-semialdehyde dehydrogenase yields MFEKVALIGVTGAVGRIMLRLLEEREFPAKSYKFLASARSAGKTLTFNGGQHMIEELTHDCFDGCDLVIASTPDDIAAEYLPSAVKAGATVIDESGYWRMNPDVALVIPEVNPQAALDATGIIASPNCSTTQMVVALKALHDASPIRRVIVSTYQAVSGAGTQGSVDLVAGSKAHLDGDDYAYQAFAHPIAFNAIPQIGSEKSDGYTSEELKMVYETRKILGDESIQINPTCVRIPVANCHSESITVETEQPISPTQARELFANFPGIVVNDDLASGHYPLPSNCTDQDEVFVGRIRRDISHDNGLSFWCVSDNLRKGAATNAIQIAELLAAHRFSKAGSK; encoded by the coding sequence GTGTTTGAAAAGGTGGCCTTAATCGGGGTGACCGGTGCTGTAGGCCGGATTATGCTGCGTCTGTTGGAAGAACGTGAATTTCCCGCGAAAAGCTATAAGTTCCTCGCCTCGGCGCGGAGTGCGGGAAAAACGTTGACGTTCAATGGCGGCCAGCACATGATCGAGGAACTCACGCACGATTGTTTCGACGGTTGCGATCTGGTGATCGCCAGCACGCCAGACGACATCGCAGCCGAATACCTTCCCTCGGCGGTCAAAGCGGGCGCGACCGTGATTGACGAGTCGGGTTATTGGCGGATGAATCCCGATGTGGCGTTGGTGATTCCCGAAGTCAATCCGCAAGCGGCGCTCGATGCGACGGGGATCATCGCCAGCCCGAATTGCTCCACAACACAAATGGTCGTGGCCCTCAAGGCCCTGCACGATGCCTCTCCCATTCGACGCGTGATTGTCAGCACCTATCAGGCGGTCAGCGGTGCCGGGACGCAGGGGAGCGTCGATCTGGTAGCTGGCTCCAAGGCGCACCTCGATGGAGACGACTACGCCTACCAGGCCTTCGCCCACCCAATCGCCTTCAATGCTATTCCGCAAATTGGCAGCGAAAAGTCGGATGGTTATACCAGCGAAGAGCTGAAAATGGTCTACGAAACCCGCAAAATCCTGGGGGACGAGTCGATCCAAATCAATCCCACGTGCGTGCGGATTCCGGTTGCCAATTGCCACAGCGAATCGATTACGGTCGAGACCGAGCAACCCATTTCCCCCACCCAAGCGCGAGAGCTGTTCGCAAATTTCCCAGGAATCGTTGTGAACGACGATCTCGCCTCAGGACATTACCCGCTCCCCTCGAACTGCACCGATCAGGACGAGGTCTTTGTGGGACGCATCCGCCGCGATATTTCACATGACAACGGGCTGAGCTTTTGGTGCGTGAGCGACAACCTCCGCAAAGGGGCCGCTACGAATGCGATTCAGATCGCCGAATTGCTCGCTGCCCACCGTTTTTCCAAAGCAGGCTCGAAATAA